In Rhodamnia argentea isolate NSW1041297 chromosome 4, ASM2092103v1, whole genome shotgun sequence, the following proteins share a genomic window:
- the LOC115729461 gene encoding uncharacterized protein LOC115729461 isoform X2 — translation MKIRITRYGVKRLDEESSFYEVVRTILVDRWTKNNTPLHCLAHALNPRYYSDQWLNEEPTRVSTYKDKEMNQERQKCLRKYFPNLDERNKVNLEYVDFACKSGDFREFDSIHNRYAMDPKAWWVIHGACAPMLQSIA, via the exons ATGAAGATTCGAATAACCCGCTATGGAG TGAAAAGGCTAGATGAGGAGTCTTCATTTTATGAGGTGGTTCGTACAATTCTTGTGGATCGTTGGACTAAAAACAACACTCCACTTCATTGCTTGGCACATGCCTTGAATCCTAG GTACTATAGTGATCAATGGCTCAATGAAGAGCCCACTCGAGTTTCTACATACAAGGATAAAGAGATGAACcaagaaagacaaaaatgtcttaggaaatactttcctaaCTTGGATGAGCGCAACAAGGTGAATTTAGAATATGTGGATTTTGCATGCAAAAGTGGAGATTTTAGAGAATTTGATTCCATTCATAATCGGTATGCTATGGACCCTAAGGCTTGGTGGGTTATTCATGGTGCATGTGCACCTATGCTTCAAAGCATTGCCTAG
- the LOC115729461 gene encoding uncharacterized protein LOC115729461 isoform X1, translated as MKIRITRYGGMLCGKDDKSSYTRVRAHLLKISGKGIAKCEKVQKKDLLEMERLEQEVNSRLKSKAPKNVPLPPSSFSISGGSGMNSSFDPKKRKIGSGSGEGSIEKAFNMTQRKRLDCEIVRMFYSESLSFNLARNPYFQSAFTYAANHNIAGYVPPKYNLLRTTLLQKEKENIDRLCALIRNMWREKGVSIVSDGWSDSQRMPLINFMAVSDGEAMFIKSVDCSGETKDMHFIFNLLKEVINKIGHVNVVQVITDNASNCKAAGQLIEQEFPSIVWTPCVVHTLNLALKNICAAKNVENNHLVYEECSWISDIIADVMRIKHFIMNHSMRLAIYNEFVNLKLLFVADTRFASMIVMLKRFKLIKCCLQSMVICDKWNIYRDDNQGRAKFVKNKVLDDFWWDSIDYIFSFTAPIYDMLRIYNTDKPCLHLVYDMWDSMIVKVKKAIYEQEVKRLDEESSFYEVVRTILVDRWTKNNTPLHCLAHALNPRYYSDQWLNEEPTRVSTYKDKEMNQERQKCLRKYFPNLDERNKVNLEYVDFACKSGDFREFDSIHNRYAMDPKAWWVIHGACAPMLQSIA; from the exons ATGAAGATTCGAATAACCCGCTATGGAGGTATGTTA TGTGGAAAAGACGACAAGAGTTCATACACGAGAGTGAGGGCCCATTTGTTGAAGATAAGTGGAAAAGGAATTGCAAAATGCGAAAAAGTACAGAAAAAGGATCTTTTGGAGATGGAAAGATTAGAGCAAGAGGTCAATTCCAGATTGAAGAGTAAGGCGCCTAAAAATGTACCTTTGCCTCCTTCTAGCTTTTCAATTAGTGGTGGTAGTGGGATGAATTCAtcatttgaccccaaaaaaaggaaaattggaagTGGGAGTGGTGAAGGATCAATTGAAAAGGCATTCAATATGACTCAACGGAAACGTTTGGATTGTGAGATTGTTAGGATGTTCTATTCGGAGAGCTTGTCATTTAACCTTGCAAGAAATCCTTACTTTCAATCTGCTTTCACTTATGCCGCTAATCATAATATTGCGGGTTATGTACCTCCAAAATATAATTTGTTGAGGACCACTTTGctgcaaaaagagaaggaaaacattGATAGGTTGTGTGCACTTATTAGAAATATGTGGAGGGAGAAGGGTGTAAGTATTGTGAGTGATGGATGGAGTGACTCACAAAGGATGCCACTTATTAATTTTATGGCGGTGTCGGATGGAGAGGCTATGTTTATAAAATCAGTTGATTGTTCGGGAGAAACAAAGGATATGcatttcatttttaacttattgaaggaagttatcaataaaattggGCATGTGAATGTTGTCCAAGTTATTACAGATAATGCTTCAAATTGTAAGGCCGCGGGACAACTCATAGAGCAAGAATTTCCATCCATTGTTTGGACACCTTGTGTGGTACATACCCTAAATCTAGCTTTGAAGAACATTTGTGCCGCAAAGAATGTGGAGAATAATCACTTAGTTTATGAGGAATGTAGTTGGATTTCGGACATTATTGCAGATGTTATGCGTATCAAACATTTCATCATGAACCATTCAATGAGACTCGCAATATACAATGAGTTTGTTAACTTGAAGTTGCTTTTCGTGGCGGATACTCGTTTTGCTTCAATGATTGTGATGCTTAAAAggttcaagttaatcaaatgtTGCCTTCAAAGCATGGTTATTTGTGATAAATGGAATATTTATCGAGATGATAATCAAGGAAGAGCTAAGTTTGTCAAGAACAAGGTGTTGGatgatttttggtgggattcaattgattatatattttctttcacGGCTCCTATTTATGACATGCTTAGAATTTATAACACCGACAAGCCTTGTCTTCACTTAGTTTATGATATGTGGGATTCAATGATTGTTAAAGTGAAAAAAGCTATATATGAGCAAGAAGTGAAAAGGCTAGATGAGGAGTCTTCATTTTATGAGGTGGTTCGTACAATTCTTGTGGATCGTTGGACTAAAAACAACACTCCACTTCATTGCTTGGCACATGCCTTGAATCCTAG GTACTATAGTGATCAATGGCTCAATGAAGAGCCCACTCGAGTTTCTACATACAAGGATAAAGAGATGAACcaagaaagacaaaaatgtcttaggaaatactttcctaaCTTGGATGAGCGCAACAAGGTGAATTTAGAATATGTGGATTTTGCATGCAAAAGTGGAGATTTTAGAGAATTTGATTCCATTCATAATCGGTATGCTATGGACCCTAAGGCTTGGTGGGTTATTCATGGTGCATGTGCACCTATGCTTCAAAGCATTGCCTAG